The Pseudarthrobacter sulfonivorans genome includes a window with the following:
- a CDS encoding aminoglycoside phosphotransferase family protein, whose amino-acid sequence MTVQIGVPIPPALSGRYSHSSAGRAWLSSLPGLVQGRLEHWELAVDLEDGALPWHGHGGVVVPVRRTDGTPAALKIAFPHDEARVERHALALWGGSGAVRLLESDAGTCAMLLERLNADSSLQTLPLDQAAVAWGSTMRQLGLVPDGRPQWQEFDHIAGRAEQWSDDLPADWEQQGRPFPRWLLEAALEVCQTRGAVGRRSGRDVLVHTDLHFLNILARPHTISGGLPGEAFVAIDPQPMIGEPEFAVAPLLWNRLGDLPRSDPAGGLRRRCQDFSAAAGLDAEAARQWAVAREVENALCYASLPRHQGDLARSLWVASTLAGRTLDGLPSAHALPEPGQGDS is encoded by the coding sequence GTGACTGTCCAAATTGGCGTACCGATCCCGCCAGCCCTCAGCGGGCGTTACAGCCACAGCAGCGCGGGACGGGCCTGGCTTTCCTCCCTTCCGGGACTGGTGCAGGGGCGGCTGGAGCATTGGGAACTGGCTGTTGACCTGGAAGACGGTGCCCTCCCGTGGCATGGCCACGGCGGCGTGGTGGTTCCAGTCCGCCGGACGGACGGGACTCCGGCGGCGCTCAAGATCGCGTTTCCCCACGATGAGGCACGGGTGGAACGCCATGCGCTGGCGCTGTGGGGTGGCTCCGGCGCCGTCCGGCTGTTGGAATCCGACGCCGGAACGTGCGCCATGCTGCTTGAGCGGCTGAATGCGGACTCCTCGCTCCAGACCCTTCCGCTGGATCAAGCGGCGGTGGCGTGGGGCAGCACCATGCGGCAGTTGGGCCTGGTGCCGGACGGCCGGCCGCAGTGGCAGGAGTTCGATCACATCGCCGGGCGGGCCGAACAGTGGAGCGATGACCTGCCCGCCGACTGGGAACAGCAGGGCCGCCCGTTCCCGCGCTGGCTACTGGAGGCGGCCCTGGAAGTCTGCCAGACCCGCGGCGCCGTTGGCCGCCGCTCGGGCCGCGATGTCCTGGTCCATACGGACCTGCATTTCCTGAACATCCTGGCCCGGCCCCACACCATCAGCGGAGGGCTGCCCGGGGAGGCCTTCGTCGCCATCGACCCGCAGCCCATGATCGGCGAACCGGAGTTCGCTGTGGCACCGCTGCTGTGGAACCGCCTCGGCGACCTGCCCCGGAGCGATCCGGCCGGAGGGTTGAGGCGGCGGTGCCAGGACTTCAGCGCCGCGGCCGGCCTCGACGCCGAAGCTGCGCGCCAGTGGGCCGTGGCACGCGAAGTGGAGAACGCCCTCTGCTACGCGTCCTTGCCGCGCCACCAGGGAGATCTGGCCCGGTCACTCTGGGTGGCCAGCACCCTTGCCGGGCGGACCCTCGATGGTCTCCCCTCTGCGCACGCCCTGCCTGAGCCGGGGCAGGGCGACAGCTGA
- a CDS encoding YciI family protein produces MTVFAVEYVYAADSSAVRDDHRPAHRAWLAGLADGGQLLTSGPYGDGAGALLIFKVQDETQLNDLLKQDPFAVAGTIAGIRTTEWTPVIGLLAAHAS; encoded by the coding sequence ATGACTGTTTTTGCCGTTGAGTATGTGTACGCCGCCGATTCCTCCGCCGTCCGTGATGATCACCGCCCCGCGCACCGCGCCTGGCTGGCGGGTCTGGCGGACGGGGGCCAGCTGCTGACCAGCGGACCCTACGGTGACGGGGCAGGCGCCCTGCTGATCTTCAAGGTCCAGGACGAAACCCAGTTGAACGATCTCCTCAAGCAGGACCCGTTCGCCGTCGCCGGAACCATTGCCGGGATCCGGACAACCGAGTGGACTCCCGTGATCGGCCTCCTGGCCGCGCACGCATCCTGA
- a CDS encoding MarR family transcriptional regulator, whose protein sequence is MYVLTIDQRGSTADVDRVPDLIAALRSLTAAPFERSVGDELQGVVEHAEDVVEIALYALRSGHWYVGIGIGAVQLTPGGSPREGSGSGFVAARKAVELAKGSAGQVPLSVVSGSIGRGREMPPHAKEGAMTSANAQAVLRLIGRVVQQRTPAQWRVVDRLRALQGGDGKHGSQKHVAQELGITEQSVSRAVLRSGWLEEWAARPAAAMLLDHAHSQIEGDR, encoded by the coding sequence ATGTACGTACTGACCATCGACCAGCGAGGCAGCACTGCCGACGTCGACCGTGTTCCCGATCTGATCGCCGCACTGCGCAGCCTCACAGCGGCGCCCTTCGAACGGTCCGTGGGTGATGAACTCCAGGGTGTGGTGGAACATGCCGAGGACGTAGTGGAGATCGCCTTGTACGCACTCCGGAGCGGGCATTGGTACGTCGGGATCGGGATCGGGGCCGTACAGCTCACCCCGGGCGGAAGCCCCCGGGAAGGTTCCGGGAGCGGCTTTGTGGCAGCACGAAAGGCCGTGGAACTCGCCAAGGGCTCGGCTGGTCAGGTGCCATTGTCGGTGGTGTCCGGCAGTATTGGCCGTGGACGGGAGATGCCTCCCCACGCCAAGGAGGGAGCCATGACCAGTGCAAATGCCCAGGCGGTGCTTCGCCTGATCGGACGGGTGGTGCAGCAACGCACACCAGCCCAGTGGCGGGTGGTGGACCGGTTGCGCGCGCTCCAGGGCGGCGATGGAAAGCACGGCAGCCAGAAACACGTGGCCCAGGAACTGGGAATCACGGAGCAATCGGTGAGCCGTGCTGTGCTCAGGTCCGGCTGGCTTGAGGAATGGGCCGCCAGGCCTGCCGCGGCCATGCTCCTGGACCACGCCCATTCCCAGATTGAAGGAGACCGGTGA
- a CDS encoding GNAT family N-acetyltransferase, producing MLSRVAPWLASHKEDAAPAGISVRTLAGADTAALRRLASQDPVANVFILAHLRAAGSAAPTAGGAGVLGVFDDGILVGACWAGANLVPVQLNPEFAGLVAAAASNSGRRFASAFGPADAVLALHAELAELGHAAHEVRDEQPLMTLCGPPSVEPNADLGLGRLADFDRILPACAAMFEEEVGYSPFLGGKEFYSRRVEGLIRQGHSLAHVNDSGDVVFKAELGAVTADVTQIQGVWMNPGYRGQGLSAGYMAAVVEKARTLAPITSLYVNGFNLRARSTYERVGFRQVGTFATVLF from the coding sequence ATGCTGTCAAGGGTAGCCCCGTGGTTAGCGTCTCATAAAGAGGACGCGGCGCCGGCGGGAATATCTGTCCGGACCCTCGCCGGCGCGGACACCGCTGCCCTGCGGCGCCTAGCGTCGCAGGATCCGGTGGCCAATGTCTTTATCCTGGCGCACCTCCGGGCGGCGGGCTCTGCCGCGCCCACCGCTGGTGGTGCCGGCGTCCTGGGAGTTTTCGACGACGGCATCCTGGTCGGCGCGTGCTGGGCAGGGGCAAACCTGGTCCCGGTCCAGCTTAACCCCGAATTTGCCGGGCTTGTCGCTGCCGCAGCAAGCAATTCCGGCCGCCGATTCGCCTCCGCCTTTGGCCCCGCAGATGCTGTCCTTGCCCTCCATGCTGAGCTGGCTGAACTGGGGCATGCGGCCCACGAGGTGCGGGATGAACAGCCGCTGATGACGCTGTGCGGGCCGCCATCGGTGGAGCCGAACGCGGATCTGGGGCTTGGCCGGCTGGCCGATTTTGACCGGATCCTTCCCGCCTGCGCCGCCATGTTCGAAGAGGAAGTGGGCTACTCGCCGTTCCTCGGGGGCAAGGAGTTCTACAGCCGCCGCGTGGAAGGCCTCATCCGGCAAGGCCATTCATTGGCACACGTCAACGACTCCGGCGACGTTGTGTTCAAGGCCGAACTGGGTGCTGTGACAGCCGACGTCACGCAGATCCAGGGTGTATGGATGAACCCCGGTTACCGCGGACAGGGTCTGAGCGCCGGCTACATGGCTGCCGTGGTGGAGAAGGCGCGCACGCTTGCCCCCATCACCAGCCTGTACGTCAACGGATTCAACCTCCGGGCGCGGTCCACGTACGAGCGTGTGGGCTTCCGCCAGGTTGGTACCTTCGCTACCGTTCTGTTCTAG
- a CDS encoding ABC transporter permease, which produces MLLATTRRVLDQLRHDHRSIALILVVPALLLTAVYFLYENETLPPGVPRTFDRVGLMMLAIFPFVVMFLVTSITMLRERTSGTLERLLTTPIHKADLLFGYGLAFSIMAALQSLVATAVAYWIFGLDIQGSPGLVVMIAVINAVLGVALGLLCSAFARTEFQAVQFMPVVVVPQILLCGLFVARERMNEALEAVSNVLPLTFSVDALQEIAANTEPTDQLWMDAGVIVAIVLAVLVLASLTLRRRTA; this is translated from the coding sequence ATGCTGTTGGCCACCACCCGGCGCGTCCTGGACCAGCTCCGGCACGACCACCGCAGCATCGCGCTGATCCTGGTGGTCCCTGCGCTGCTGCTCACCGCCGTGTACTTTCTCTATGAGAATGAAACGCTGCCGCCGGGCGTTCCCAGGACTTTTGACCGGGTTGGCCTGATGATGCTGGCGATCTTCCCGTTTGTGGTGATGTTCCTGGTTACGTCCATCACGATGCTGCGGGAACGCACCTCGGGGACCCTGGAACGGCTGCTGACCACTCCCATCCACAAGGCCGACCTGCTGTTCGGCTACGGGCTGGCATTTTCCATCATGGCCGCCCTGCAGTCGCTGGTGGCTACCGCCGTCGCCTACTGGATCTTCGGGCTCGACATCCAAGGCAGCCCTGGACTGGTGGTCATGATTGCCGTGATCAATGCGGTTCTTGGCGTCGCGCTGGGGCTGCTCTGTTCGGCCTTCGCCCGGACGGAATTCCAGGCCGTGCAGTTCATGCCGGTGGTGGTAGTCCCGCAGATCCTGCTCTGTGGCCTCTTTGTGGCCCGCGAAAGGATGAACGAGGCCCTCGAGGCTGTGTCGAATGTCCTTCCATTGACTTTTTCGGTGGATGCACTGCAGGAGATCGCCGCCAACACCGAGCCCACAGACCAGCTGTGGATGGATGCCGGAGTCATCGTGGCCATTGTCCTGGCGGTCCTGGTGCTCGCATCCCTGACCCTGCGGCGGCGGACCGCGTGA
- a CDS encoding sulfite exporter TauE/SafE family protein produces MISGFESIQLTTIILIVVAGFAAGWVDAVVGGGGLLQLPAMLLVPGITPVQALATNKMGSIFGTATSAVTFYGRVKPDLRTAVPMAVIALAGSFAGAVLAATLPASVFKAVIVVALVVVALFTALKPNVGDLTVLRHDGRRHYVVACMIGAVIGFYDGLIGPGTGSFLIIALVSAMGYAFLEASAKAKIVNMATNAGALLFFLPHGSILWGVGLLLGLANMAGGYLGARTAVKQGSRFIRVVFLLVVGALIIKLGVDVWQENFA; encoded by the coding sequence GTGATTTCCGGGTTCGAGTCGATCCAGCTCACCACAATCATCCTGATTGTGGTGGCTGGATTTGCTGCCGGCTGGGTGGACGCCGTGGTGGGCGGCGGCGGTCTGCTCCAGCTGCCGGCCATGCTGCTGGTACCCGGGATTACGCCGGTCCAGGCCTTGGCCACCAACAAGATGGGGTCAATTTTCGGCACCGCAACGAGTGCGGTGACGTTCTACGGGCGGGTGAAACCGGACCTTCGGACAGCCGTGCCCATGGCGGTGATCGCCCTTGCCGGCAGCTTCGCCGGGGCGGTGCTCGCCGCCACGCTGCCGGCGAGTGTCTTCAAGGCGGTCATCGTGGTGGCGCTGGTCGTCGTGGCGCTTTTTACGGCGCTGAAGCCCAACGTCGGTGACCTCACCGTGCTGCGGCACGATGGCCGTAGGCACTACGTGGTGGCATGCATGATCGGGGCCGTGATTGGCTTCTATGACGGCCTGATTGGTCCGGGCACCGGCTCCTTCCTCATCATCGCGCTCGTCTCGGCCATGGGCTATGCCTTCCTGGAAGCAAGCGCCAAAGCCAAGATCGTGAACATGGCCACCAACGCCGGCGCCCTGCTGTTCTTCCTGCCCCATGGGTCAATCCTCTGGGGTGTCGGGCTGCTGCTGGGCCTGGCCAACATGGCGGGCGGCTACCTGGGCGCGCGGACCGCCGTAAAGCAGGGAAGCCGCTTCATCCGCGTTGTATTCCTGCTGGTGGTGGGCGCCCTGATCATCAAACTCGGCGTCGACGTTTGGCAGGAAAACTTCGCCTGA
- a CDS encoding proline--tRNA ligase: MVTRMSKLFLRTLREDPVDAEVASHRLLVRAGYIRRAAPGIYTWLPLGLSVLRKVEAVVREEMDAIGAQEVHFPALLPREPYEVTNRWTEYGEGLFRLQDRKGADYLLAPTHEEMFTLLVKDLYSSYKDLPLSLYQIQNKYRDEARPRAGLLRGREFIMKDSYSFDVDDAGLDASYAAHRGAYLKIFARLGLEVIPVAATAGAMGGSKSEEFLHPTEIGEDTFVRSAGGYAANVEAVTTVVPADIDFSNAPAAEVLDTPNTPTIDTLVAASNELAPRSEADGGAWTGADTLKNVVLAVTLPTGERQLVVIGLPGDRGVDLKRVEANIGSFLPIGGEITLEAANDDDLKKQPLIVKGYLGPGLTLDQPLLGSESSTKLLYLVDPRVVSGTAWITGANEAGKHVYGLVAGRDFTWNGVIECTDVREGDPAPDGSGPLETARGIEMGHIFQLGRKYAEALELKVLDQNGKQVVVTMGSYGVGVTRAVAALAESNHDDKGLVWPRAVAPADVHVVAVGRGEEIFATAEQLALELEAAGLDVIYDDRPKVSPGVKFGDAELVGVPTILAVGRGLVDGVVEIKDRRSGEAENVAVDKAVDYVVTAVRS, translated from the coding sequence GTGGTCACAAGAATGTCCAAGCTTTTCCTGCGCACCTTGCGTGAAGATCCCGTCGACGCTGAGGTCGCCAGCCACCGGCTCCTGGTCCGGGCCGGCTACATCCGCCGCGCGGCGCCCGGCATCTACACCTGGCTTCCGCTGGGGCTGAGTGTGCTGCGCAAGGTCGAGGCCGTCGTCCGCGAGGAAATGGATGCCATCGGTGCCCAGGAAGTCCACTTCCCGGCGCTGCTGCCGCGCGAGCCCTACGAGGTCACCAACCGCTGGACCGAATACGGCGAAGGTCTGTTCCGGCTCCAGGACCGTAAGGGTGCCGACTACCTGCTGGCCCCCACGCACGAGGAAATGTTCACGCTTCTGGTCAAGGACCTGTACTCGTCCTACAAGGACCTGCCCCTGAGCCTGTATCAGATCCAGAACAAATACCGCGACGAAGCACGCCCCCGCGCGGGCCTGCTGCGCGGCCGCGAGTTCATCATGAAGGATTCCTACTCCTTCGACGTGGACGACGCAGGCCTGGACGCCAGCTACGCCGCCCACCGTGGCGCCTACCTGAAGATCTTTGCGCGCCTGGGCCTGGAAGTCATTCCCGTTGCGGCCACCGCCGGCGCCATGGGTGGGTCCAAGAGCGAAGAGTTCCTGCACCCCACCGAGATCGGCGAAGACACTTTCGTGCGCTCCGCCGGCGGCTATGCAGCCAACGTTGAGGCCGTCACCACCGTTGTTCCGGCCGACATCGACTTCAGCAACGCCCCTGCCGCCGAGGTCCTCGATACCCCGAACACTCCCACCATCGACACGCTGGTTGCCGCGTCCAACGAACTGGCTCCCCGGAGCGAGGCCGACGGCGGCGCGTGGACTGGCGCCGACACCCTCAAGAACGTGGTTCTTGCCGTCACCCTGCCCACTGGTGAGCGCCAGCTTGTGGTCATCGGCCTGCCGGGTGACCGCGGCGTTGACTTGAAGCGCGTGGAAGCCAACATCGGTTCCTTCCTGCCCATCGGCGGCGAGATCACGCTCGAAGCAGCCAACGACGACGACCTCAAGAAGCAGCCCCTCATCGTCAAGGGCTACCTTGGACCCGGCCTGACGCTGGACCAACCCCTGCTGGGCAGCGAAAGCTCAACCAAGCTCCTCTACCTGGTGGATCCCCGCGTTGTCAGCGGCACGGCCTGGATCACCGGGGCCAACGAAGCAGGAAAGCACGTGTACGGCCTGGTCGCCGGCCGCGACTTCACCTGGAACGGCGTCATCGAGTGCACCGACGTCCGCGAGGGTGACCCGGCCCCGGACGGCTCCGGTCCGCTGGAGACGGCCCGCGGCATCGAAATGGGCCACATCTTCCAGCTGGGCCGCAAATACGCTGAGGCCCTTGAGCTGAAGGTCCTGGACCAGAACGGCAAGCAGGTGGTGGTTACCATGGGCTCTTACGGTGTTGGTGTCACCCGTGCCGTCGCCGCACTGGCCGAATCCAACCACGATGACAAGGGTCTGGTCTGGCCCCGCGCCGTTGCCCCCGCCGATGTCCATGTAGTGGCTGTCGGCCGCGGCGAGGAAATCTTTGCCACCGCCGAGCAGCTGGCCCTGGAACTCGAGGCCGCCGGCCTGGACGTCATCTACGATGACCGGCCGAAGGTCTCCCCGGGCGTAAAGTTCGGCGACGCGGAACTCGTCGGCGTCCCCACCATCCTGGCCGTCGGCCGCGGCCTGGTGGACGGCGTTGTCGAGATCAAGGACCGCCGCAGCGGCGAAGCGGAGAACGTGGCCGTGGACAAGGCCGTTGACTATGTGGTCACCGCCGTCCGCAGCTGA
- a CDS encoding VIT1/CCC1 transporter family protein: MDSAGAPALHENEPHQNDVAQRLNWLRAGVLGANDGIVSVAAIVVGVAGVTTQSGPILVAGMAGLVGGAVSMALGEYVSVSSQKDSQQALIEKERLELQEQPEEELEELAAIYQGKGLSVDTALAVARELTAHDALGAHLSAELNIDETDIVSPWNAAFASAIAFVTGAILPMAAILLPPESIRVPLTFAAVLAALAATGALGAWIGGGSKLRAAARVVAGGALALAATFTIGNLLGASGVL, translated from the coding sequence ATGGACAGTGCCGGTGCCCCCGCCCTTCATGAGAATGAGCCCCACCAAAACGACGTCGCTCAGCGCCTGAACTGGCTGCGAGCCGGCGTGCTGGGTGCCAATGACGGCATCGTCTCGGTCGCCGCAATCGTGGTGGGCGTCGCCGGTGTCACCACGCAGTCCGGACCGATCCTCGTCGCCGGCATGGCCGGTTTGGTGGGCGGAGCAGTATCCATGGCCTTGGGCGAGTACGTGTCCGTCAGCAGCCAGAAGGACAGCCAGCAGGCCCTGATCGAAAAGGAACGCCTGGAGCTGCAGGAACAGCCCGAGGAAGAACTGGAGGAACTTGCGGCGATCTACCAGGGCAAGGGCCTGAGTGTGGACACAGCCTTGGCAGTGGCCAGGGAGCTGACGGCCCACGATGCCCTGGGCGCGCACCTCTCCGCCGAACTGAACATCGACGAAACAGACATTGTGAGCCCCTGGAATGCAGCCTTTGCTTCGGCGATTGCGTTCGTCACCGGCGCCATCCTGCCGATGGCCGCCATCCTGCTGCCACCGGAGAGCATCCGGGTCCCCCTGACGTTCGCGGCCGTGCTGGCGGCCCTCGCTGCCACCGGGGCGCTGGGAGCCTGGATCGGTGGCGGTTCGAAGCTGCGGGCCGCCGCCAGGGTGGTGGCGGGCGGGGCTTTGGCCTTGGCTGCCACGTTCACCATCGGCAACCTGCTTGGCGCAAGCGGCGTCCTGTGA
- a CDS encoding TetR family transcriptional regulator — translation MNGQHDPADAPGPAGSAAGTGRRGRRGGATESREQILDTARRLFAEHGFEGTSLRQIARETGVDPAMVHHFFKGKDELFALSVALPADPEKVLAGVDGYSPEDRAEAIVRAVLRLWESPAQHSLVAFLRGTIGSKAKTLLLRELVQRTILSRIMAGVPGPPEEVAMRGNLVATQMVGVMLVRYVVRLEPLASSSPDDVVRLVAPNVQHYLTGDLKADG, via the coding sequence GTGAACGGACAGCATGATCCGGCGGACGCCCCGGGTCCCGCAGGCAGCGCGGCTGGTACGGGCCGGCGGGGCCGGCGCGGCGGGGCAACCGAGTCGAGGGAACAGATCCTGGACACAGCCCGGCGGCTTTTCGCCGAACACGGTTTCGAAGGGACCAGCCTGCGCCAGATCGCCCGGGAAACCGGCGTGGACCCCGCCATGGTCCACCATTTCTTCAAGGGCAAGGACGAGCTTTTTGCGCTGAGTGTGGCACTGCCGGCCGACCCGGAGAAGGTCCTGGCGGGCGTTGACGGCTACTCGCCAGAGGACCGGGCAGAGGCGATCGTGCGGGCCGTGCTGCGCTTGTGGGAGAGCCCGGCCCAGCACAGTCTGGTGGCCTTCCTCAGAGGAACCATCGGCTCCAAGGCCAAGACGTTGCTGCTGCGGGAACTGGTGCAGCGGACCATCCTCAGCCGGATCATGGCAGGAGTCCCCGGCCCGCCCGAAGAAGTGGCCATGCGCGGAAACCTTGTGGCCACGCAGATGGTTGGCGTGATGCTGGTCCGGTATGTGGTGCGGCTGGAACCGCTCGCGTCTTCCTCCCCCGATGACGTTGTGCGGCTCGTGGCTCCGAACGTCCAGCACTACCTGACGGGTGACCTGAAAGCTGACGGGTGA
- the ispG gene encoding flavodoxin-dependent (E)-4-hydroxy-3-methylbut-2-enyl-diphosphate synthase: MTSVSLGMPSAPPPVLAPRRKTRQIKVGSVGVGSDSPISVQSMTTTPTTDINATLQQIAELTASGCDIVRVACPSADDAEALPIIARKSQIPVIADIHFQPKYVFAAIEAGCAAVRVNPGNIRKFDDQVKEIARAAKDHGTSIRIGINAGSLEPGILKKYGKATPEALVESAVWEASLFEEHGFNDFKISVKHNDPVIMVAAYEMLAEQGDWPLHLGVTEAGPAFQGTIKSATAFGALLARGIGDTIRVSLSAPPVEEIKVGNQILQSLNLRPRKLEIVSCPSCGRAQVDVYTLAEQVTAGLEGMEIPLRVAVMGCVVNGPGEAREADLGVASGNGKGQIFVKGQVIKTVPESEIVETLIEEAMRIAEEMGEADGEDAVKGSPVVSVS, from the coding sequence GTGACCTCGGTCAGCCTGGGAATGCCGTCAGCACCGCCGCCCGTTCTCGCCCCCCGCCGCAAGACGCGGCAGATCAAGGTCGGTTCCGTCGGTGTCGGTTCGGACTCGCCCATCAGTGTGCAGTCCATGACCACCACGCCCACCACGGACATCAACGCCACCCTGCAGCAGATCGCGGAACTCACCGCCTCCGGTTGCGACATCGTGCGCGTCGCCTGCCCGTCGGCCGATGATGCCGAGGCCCTGCCCATCATCGCTCGCAAGTCCCAGATCCCTGTCATTGCGGACATCCACTTCCAGCCGAAGTACGTCTTCGCGGCGATTGAGGCCGGCTGCGCGGCAGTGCGGGTGAACCCGGGCAATATCCGCAAGTTCGATGACCAGGTCAAGGAAATCGCTCGCGCGGCGAAGGACCACGGGACCTCCATCCGGATCGGCATCAACGCCGGATCGCTGGAGCCCGGCATCCTGAAGAAGTACGGCAAGGCCACCCCCGAGGCACTCGTGGAATCCGCCGTCTGGGAAGCGTCGCTGTTCGAAGAGCACGGTTTCAACGACTTCAAGATCTCGGTCAAGCACAACGACCCGGTCATTATGGTTGCTGCCTACGAGATGCTGGCTGAGCAGGGCGACTGGCCCCTGCACCTGGGCGTCACCGAAGCCGGGCCCGCCTTCCAGGGCACCATCAAGTCCGCCACAGCCTTCGGGGCGCTCCTGGCCAGGGGCATCGGCGACACCATCCGGGTTTCCCTGTCGGCGCCTCCGGTGGAGGAAATCAAGGTGGGCAACCAGATCCTCCAGTCCCTGAACCTGCGTCCGCGCAAACTGGAAATCGTCTCCTGCCCGTCATGCGGCCGCGCCCAGGTGGACGTGTACACCCTCGCCGAACAGGTCACCGCAGGGCTGGAAGGCATGGAAATTCCGCTCCGCGTGGCAGTGATGGGCTGTGTTGTCAATGGACCGGGCGAAGCCCGCGAAGCCGATCTGGGTGTGGCGTCCGGCAATGGCAAGGGGCAGATCTTTGTGAAGGGCCAAGTCATTAAGACTGTGCCTGAGAGCGAGATTGTTGAGACACTGATCGAAGAGGCCATGCGCATAGCTGAAGAGATGGGGGAGGCCGATGGCGAAGATGCTGTCAAGGGTAGCCCCGTGGTTAGCGTCTCATAA
- a CDS encoding ABC transporter ATP-binding protein, translated as MSHSAATAPAVTEASIAVAATTLHVTRGKVPVLRGLDFAIQAGEITGLLGPSGSGKTTLMRAIMGVQVLTSGSVQVLGLPAGHPGLRHRVGYVTQSPSVYPDLTVEANVRYFGAMHRKGRAEAAEAIAAVGLEPQARQKTGDLSGGQLSRVSLACALVARPSLLVLDEPTVGLDPVLRADLWDRFRSMAESGTTLLVSSHVMEEASHCGSLLLLREGKLLAQLTPAELSQRGHSADLEKAFLHIIQDAAKVPSGSPERTVRS; from the coding sequence ATGTCCCATTCAGCAGCTACCGCCCCGGCCGTCACGGAAGCCAGCATCGCTGTGGCCGCCACCACCCTGCACGTCACACGGGGAAAGGTTCCCGTCCTGCGCGGCTTGGACTTTGCCATCCAGGCAGGCGAGATCACCGGGCTGCTGGGCCCGTCCGGCAGCGGCAAGACCACCCTCATGCGGGCCATCATGGGCGTGCAGGTGCTCACGTCCGGCTCGGTCCAAGTGCTGGGGCTGCCCGCCGGGCACCCTGGCCTGCGACACCGGGTGGGTTATGTGACCCAGTCCCCCAGCGTGTATCCGGACCTCACGGTCGAAGCCAATGTCCGCTACTTCGGCGCCATGCACCGCAAGGGCCGCGCCGAGGCCGCAGAGGCGATCGCCGCCGTCGGGCTTGAACCGCAGGCCAGGCAGAAAACCGGTGACCTCTCCGGCGGACAGCTGAGCCGGGTGTCGTTGGCCTGTGCCCTGGTGGCTCGCCCCAGTCTGCTGGTCCTGGATGAGCCAACCGTGGGCCTTGATCCGGTGCTCCGGGCTGACCTGTGGGACCGTTTCCGGTCCATGGCCGAGTCCGGGACCACCCTGCTGGTTTCCAGCCATGTGATGGAGGAAGCCAGCCATTGCGGATCACTCCTCCTGCTGCGGGAAGGAAAGCTCCTGGCGCAGCTGACGCCGGCGGAATTGAGTCAACGCGGGCACAGTGCCGATCTGGAGAAGGCTTTCCTGCACATCATCCAGGACGCCGCCAAAGTGCCCAGCGGTTCCCCCGAAAGGACGGTACGGTCATGA